From one Negativicoccus succinicivorans genomic stretch:
- a CDS encoding lytic transglycosylase domain-containing protein, which yields MRKRTWWSLFMLVFGVWYFLYGADYIAYNYFHKVSYPSLVETYAEQNDLPPELVAAVIFTESRFQANAVSPRGAIGLMQLMPVTAHWIAEQRDTKVRNLTDPEENIANGTWYLRYLYDHFHSPVLALAAYNAGRGHVEEWMDTYGWHERAPAVEEIPFPETREFVTSVLHYQSIYADYFHQHEDE from the coding sequence ATGCGTAAACGAACTTGGTGGTCGCTTTTCATGCTCGTATTCGGCGTTTGGTATTTTTTATATGGAGCCGACTACATCGCGTACAACTATTTTCATAAAGTATCCTACCCGTCGCTGGTGGAAACCTATGCGGAGCAAAATGACTTGCCGCCCGAACTGGTAGCCGCCGTGATTTTTACCGAAAGCCGTTTTCAGGCGAATGCGGTTTCGCCCCGCGGCGCGATCGGTTTGATGCAGCTAATGCCGGTGACGGCTCATTGGATTGCCGAGCAGCGAGACACAAAAGTACGAAACCTTACCGATCCGGAGGAAAATATTGCCAACGGGACATGGTACTTACGTTATCTGTATGATCATTTTCACTCTCCCGTACTTGCCCTGGCGGCCTATAACGCGGGACGAGGTCATGTGGAGGAATGGATGGATACGTACGGGTGGCACGAACGTGCTCCTGCGGTAGAAGAAATTCCGTTTCCGGAAACACGTGAATTTGTAACGAGCGTATTACATTACCAGTCCATTTACGCGGATTATTTTCACCAACATGAGGACGAATAA
- the coaE gene encoding dephospho-CoA kinase (Dephospho-CoA kinase (CoaE) performs the final step in coenzyme A biosynthesis.) yields the protein MKKIGLTGGIASGKSEVSRWLQQHDVPILDADWAARLVVRPGHAVYDAIVEEFGVGILQPDQQVHRAKLADVIFNDSAARKKLNAIMHPAILDWFEQESDRLAAAGEPFMVWDIPLLIDLGWQNKVDQVWVVRATRAQQIERLRLRNGLSAEMAKRRLAAQLDPQLRENFADVIIDNSGSLLDTHQQLERLLKDLREETHA from the coding sequence ATGAAGAAAATCGGTCTCACCGGCGGCATTGCTTCCGGTAAAAGCGAAGTCAGTCGTTGGCTGCAACAACATGACGTACCGATCCTGGATGCGGATTGGGCCGCTCGCCTGGTGGTAAGACCGGGGCATGCGGTTTACGATGCCATAGTTGAAGAGTTCGGCGTGGGAATTTTACAACCGGATCAGCAGGTGCATCGTGCCAAATTAGCGGATGTCATTTTTAATGACAGCGCGGCCCGCAAAAAGCTGAACGCGATTATGCATCCGGCGATTTTGGATTGGTTTGAACAGGAGTCGGACCGACTTGCTGCGGCGGGTGAGCCGTTTATGGTGTGGGACATTCCGCTTCTGATCGATCTCGGCTGGCAAAACAAAGTCGATCAGGTGTGGGTGGTGCGCGCTACGCGGGCGCAGCAGATAGAACGCTTGCGTCTGCGCAACGGCCTTTCGGCAGAAATGGCGAAGCGGCGGCTGGCGGCGCAACTGGATCCGCAGCTGCGGGAAAATTTTGCCGATGTCATCATCGATAACAGCGGCAGCTTATTGGACACGCATCAGCAATTGGAAAGATTATTAAAAGACTTACGGGAAGAAACTCATGCGTAA
- the mutM gene encoding bifunctional DNA-formamidopyrimidine glycosylase/DNA-(apurinic or apyrimidinic site) lyase, protein MPELPEVEVICRQLNEVLPGQEITEIKVHLAKAFADPQGLLPELIGTRFTEVKRRGKYLLLYTERLVLVGHLRMTGALLYRTHDASISHVRVEIRLAPPAVLYFKDVRTFGGLTLLRRADLTMYPPLLKLGPEPFSSQTSELVLYTASRGRKVALKTLLLDQRVIAGVGNIYADEALFLAGLRPQMRADRLTRPKARRLLAALKTVFTESIEDGGTSFRDYRDSAGKRGLHVQRLAVYGRKGLPCKRCQHLLQSIHLGGRTTVYCPHCQK, encoded by the coding sequence ATGCCGGAATTGCCGGAAGTGGAAGTCATTTGTCGCCAGCTGAACGAAGTGTTGCCCGGCCAGGAAATTACAGAGATAAAAGTTCATCTCGCCAAAGCCTTTGCGGATCCGCAAGGCTTACTCCCGGAACTGATCGGGACCCGTTTTACCGAGGTAAAGCGGCGTGGAAAATACTTGCTGCTCTATACCGAACGGTTGGTGCTCGTAGGGCACTTGCGAATGACGGGCGCGCTTTTATATCGGACGCACGACGCTTCGATTTCGCATGTACGCGTTGAAATCCGGCTCGCGCCGCCGGCTGTATTGTATTTTAAAGATGTGCGCACGTTCGGCGGCCTGACGCTGTTGCGCCGCGCCGATCTTACCATGTATCCGCCGCTGCTGAAATTGGGACCGGAGCCATTTTCTTCGCAGACATCGGAGCTTGTTTTATACACGGCTTCACGAGGACGCAAGGTGGCGCTTAAAACCTTGCTGTTGGATCAGCGGGTCATCGCCGGCGTCGGCAATATTTATGCGGATGAAGCATTATTTCTGGCCGGATTGCGACCGCAAATGCGCGCCGATCGTTTGACACGACCGAAAGCGCGGCGCTTACTGGCAGCACTCAAAACGGTCTTTACGGAAAGTATCGAGGACGGCGGCACGTCATTTCGGGATTACCGCGACAGTGCCGGTAAACGAGGCTTGCATGTGCAACGCCTTGCCGTATACGGGCGCAAAGGTTTACCTTGCAAACGGTGTCAACATCTGTTACAAAGCATTCATTTAGGAGGCAGAACGACAGTGTATTGTCCTCACTGTCAAAAATAA
- the polA gene encoding DNA polymerase I, translated as MSKPRLVLIDGNSLLYRAFFALPALTDPQGNPTNAVYGFLLMLAKVFEDLKPTYLAVAFDKGRVTFRNELYADYKGNRPDAPDDLAPQFGLIREVLQTLGIAQYEKEGYEGDDLIGTLSKRYRDECDVAIITGDRDTLQLVDDATTVYLTKRGVTQLEAMTPETVLESTGVTTEQIVDWKALMGDTSDNIPGVAGIGPKTASKLLRQFPTLDEIFARLDEVSGKKLVERLTENKDIAYISRELATIKTDVEISTDLSEMEPQGRVDEARTLFERLGFRSMLEKMQAAHIITGDEGLFAQPLQEEPADMNVVTDAKPSVLQDADRVAVSVTTAGKIPHLVLKELAALADDTLYYWQEESATEALRILLGGEAQIITDHAKLLYQAAGIFTSVAELFDVTLAAYVLNPTRTSYPVTYLADAYHVPAPYPYEDGGKMLAARAQMFAQLVEPLTAELKANGAWDLYMMFEMPLTQVLAAMECTGIAIDQKKLVALKKEFTAQAETLAAEIYELAGETFNILSPQQLSNVLFTKLELPPGRKTKTGYSTDAEVLNGLLKKHPIVSKVLNYRTITKLISTYLDGIAELVDPETERVHTTFNQTVTATGRLSSSDPNLQNIPVRTEEGRRIRSLFVPGEGVSGFMSADYSQIELRILAHLSGDEKLREAFLHQEDIHRRTAAEVLHKDPKDVTAEERSHAKAVNFGIIYGISDYGLARDLGISREEAGAYIEKYLERYPKVRQYMADSIAAAKESGRAETMYGRFRVLPDIHSRNFNRRSFAERTALNTPIQGAAADIIKRAMNNVYWALVRNQLKSRMLLQVHDELVLEVVEEEREIVTQILEMHMPGAAELAVPLVVDIHYGTNWEMAK; from the coding sequence ATGAGCAAACCTCGCCTTGTCTTAATTGACGGTAACAGTTTACTGTATCGCGCGTTCTTTGCGCTACCGGCGTTAACCGATCCGCAGGGAAATCCGACGAATGCGGTATACGGTTTTTTACTGATGTTGGCCAAAGTATTTGAGGATCTTAAGCCGACTTACTTAGCGGTGGCATTTGATAAAGGAAGAGTGACGTTTCGCAATGAGCTGTATGCGGACTATAAGGGAAATCGACCGGATGCCCCCGATGATCTTGCACCGCAGTTCGGTCTGATCCGGGAAGTGCTGCAGACACTCGGGATCGCGCAATACGAAAAAGAAGGCTACGAGGGTGACGATCTGATCGGCACGCTCAGTAAACGCTACCGCGACGAATGCGATGTCGCTATTATCACCGGAGATCGCGATACATTGCAGCTGGTCGACGATGCCACTACCGTGTACCTGACGAAACGGGGCGTGACGCAGTTGGAAGCGATGACGCCGGAGACGGTGTTGGAAAGCACGGGCGTCACGACCGAGCAAATCGTCGACTGGAAAGCGCTCATGGGCGATACCTCCGATAATATTCCGGGCGTCGCTGGTATCGGTCCGAAAACGGCTTCGAAATTGTTACGGCAATTTCCGACGCTCGATGAAATTTTTGCCCGTTTGGACGAGGTCAGCGGCAAAAAACTGGTCGAACGATTGACGGAAAATAAAGACATCGCCTACATTTCTCGCGAACTTGCGACGATTAAAACGGATGTGGAGATTTCGACCGACCTATCCGAGATGGAACCGCAGGGGCGTGTCGATGAAGCTCGTACGCTGTTTGAGCGACTCGGTTTTCGCAGCATGCTCGAAAAAATGCAGGCAGCGCATATTATCACCGGCGACGAAGGCCTTTTTGCGCAACCGTTGCAGGAAGAACCTGCCGACATGAATGTCGTTACCGATGCGAAACCGAGCGTGTTGCAAGATGCGGATCGCGTGGCGGTCAGCGTGACAACCGCGGGTAAAATTCCGCATCTTGTATTGAAAGAACTCGCGGCGCTGGCAGATGATACGCTCTACTATTGGCAGGAGGAATCCGCCACGGAAGCGCTCCGCATCCTTCTCGGCGGCGAAGCGCAGATTATTACCGACCACGCTAAGTTGCTGTACCAGGCGGCGGGCATTTTTACTTCGGTCGCAGAATTATTTGACGTCACATTGGCCGCGTACGTATTAAACCCGACGCGCACCTCGTATCCCGTCACTTACTTAGCGGATGCCTACCACGTACCGGCGCCGTATCCGTATGAGGACGGGGGAAAAATGCTGGCGGCCCGCGCTCAAATGTTTGCACAACTGGTAGAGCCGCTTACGGCGGAATTGAAAGCGAACGGCGCATGGGATCTCTATATGATGTTTGAGATGCCGTTGACGCAAGTGTTGGCGGCAATGGAATGTACGGGGATCGCGATTGATCAGAAAAAACTGGTCGCGTTAAAAAAAGAATTTACTGCGCAGGCGGAAACTCTAGCCGCTGAGATTTATGAATTGGCCGGGGAAACATTTAATATTTTAAGTCCGCAACAATTGTCGAATGTTTTATTTACCAAACTGGAGTTACCGCCGGGACGCAAAACGAAAACCGGTTATTCGACAGACGCCGAAGTTTTGAACGGCTTGCTTAAGAAACACCCGATTGTGTCGAAAGTACTCAACTATCGCACGATCACTAAATTGATTTCAACATATCTTGACGGGATCGCGGAACTGGTGGATCCGGAGACCGAGCGGGTGCATACGACCTTTAATCAAACCGTCACGGCAACGGGACGGCTCAGCAGTTCCGACCCGAACTTGCAAAATATTCCCGTGCGCACGGAGGAAGGTCGTCGGATTCGTTCGCTCTTTGTGCCGGGCGAAGGGGTTAGTGGCTTCATGTCGGCCGACTATTCACAAATTGAATTGCGTATTCTCGCGCATCTTTCCGGGGATGAAAAACTGCGGGAAGCCTTCTTACATCAAGAGGATATCCACCGTCGCACCGCCGCGGAAGTGTTGCATAAAGATCCGAAAGATGTAACGGCGGAGGAACGTTCACATGCCAAGGCGGTCAACTTCGGAATCATTTACGGCATTAGCGATTACGGTTTGGCGCGCGATCTCGGCATCAGCCGCGAAGAGGCGGGCGCGTATATTGAAAAATATCTCGAGCGCTATCCCAAGGTTCGCCAATACATGGCGGATTCGATTGCAGCGGCGAAAGAATCGGGGCGCGCAGAAACGATGTACGGTCGTTTTCGCGTCTTACCGGATATTCACAGCCGCAATTTCAATCGGCGTTCTTTTGCCGAACGCACGGCTCTCAACACGCCGATCCAAGGGGCCGCGGCGGATATTATCAAGCGCGCGATGAATAATGTGTATTGGGCGCTGGTTCGTAACCAGCTGAAAAGTCGCATGCTGCTGCAGGTGCACGATGAACTCGTATTGGAAGTCGTCGAAGAAGAGCGTGAAATCGTTACGCAAATTTTAGAAATGCACATGCCCGGCGCCGCGGAACTGGCGGTGCCGCTGGTAGTAGATATTCACTACGGCACGAATTGGGAGATGGCGAAGTAA
- a CDS encoding RluA family pseudouridine synthase, whose translation MKWIVTDALAGKTVSQQLRLLGISQRERRRLRREATVFCNGGRVDFHTLPPCAAEISLEWPVPARPPAWHIPLDIRYEDAQYIVVNKPAGMLVHATAKEREKTFLHALSAYFERHDTDAYPHLVQRLDKNTSGLVLVAKSPQAQHALNRNHLASVERTYRALVPGRFFTPYAEIAWPIARRKDSIILREVNLTAGKPAVTYVTRLAANQQLSYLGIRLKTGRTHQIRVHLAHLGYPLLGDDLYGGSRDILARQALHAATLTFMQPYTGQTVRVSAPLAPDMNAVLERHLSHYFR comes from the coding sequence ATGAAATGGATAGTGACGGATGCCCTGGCGGGTAAGACCGTCAGTCAGCAATTACGTTTATTGGGTATCTCCCAACGCGAACGACGACGCTTACGCAGAGAAGCAACGGTCTTTTGCAACGGGGGACGTGTCGATTTCCACACACTTCCTCCGTGCGCCGCGGAAATCTCGCTGGAGTGGCCCGTTCCCGCGCGACCGCCGGCCTGGCATATACCGTTGGATATTCGCTATGAAGATGCGCAATATATCGTCGTCAATAAACCCGCGGGCATGTTGGTTCACGCGACGGCAAAGGAGCGTGAAAAGACCTTTCTGCATGCGCTTTCCGCGTATTTCGAACGGCATGATACGGATGCATATCCGCATCTCGTACAACGTTTGGACAAAAATACTTCAGGATTGGTTCTTGTGGCAAAATCGCCACAGGCGCAGCATGCGCTCAACCGCAACCACTTGGCGTCGGTCGAGCGTACCTATAGGGCGTTAGTGCCCGGGCGATTCTTTACACCGTACGCCGAAATTGCCTGGCCGATTGCCCGCCGTAAGGACAGTATCATTTTACGTGAAGTGAATCTGACGGCAGGCAAACCCGCCGTTACCTATGTCACACGCTTAGCTGCGAATCAACAACTTTCCTACCTCGGTATCCGTCTGAAAACCGGACGAACGCATCAAATTCGGGTGCACCTCGCCCATCTCGGCTACCCGCTGCTGGGAGATGATTTGTACGGAGGATCCCGAGATATTCTTGCGCGGCAAGCCTTACATGCCGCTACCCTTACTTTCATGCAGCCATATACCGGCCAAACGGTTCGCGTCAGCGCGCCGCTTGCACCGGATATGAACGCCGTTCTTGAACGGCATTTATCTCATTATTTCCGTTAG